In the genome of Pseudomonas bubulae, one region contains:
- the pyrC gene encoding dihydroorotase yields MSDRLTLLRPDDWHIHLRDGAVLPHTVADVARTFGRAIIMPNLVPPVRNAAEADAYRQRILAARPAGSRFEPLMVLYLTDRTQPEDIRTAKASGFVHAAKLYPAGATTNSDSGVTSIDAIFPVLEVMAEVGMPLLIHGEVTRAGVDVFDREKIFIDEHMRRVVDRFPTLKVVFEHITTADAVQFVNEASANVGATITAHHLLYNRNHMLVGGIRPHFYCLPILKRNTHQEALLDAATSGSEKFFLGTDSAPHAQHAKEAACGCAGCYTAYAAIEMYAEAFEQRNALDKLEAFASLNGPRFYGLPASNEQITLVRQEWTAPTSLPFGELTVIPLRAGETLRWRLLEEQL; encoded by the coding sequence ATGTCTGACCGCCTGACCCTGCTGCGTCCCGACGACTGGCATATACATCTTCGCGATGGTGCTGTGTTGCCTCACACTGTCGCGGATGTAGCGCGCACTTTTGGCCGCGCCATCATCATGCCCAACCTGGTACCCCCGGTGCGCAATGCCGCCGAGGCCGACGCCTATCGCCAGCGCATCCTGGCTGCACGCCCCGCTGGCAGCCGCTTCGAGCCGCTGATGGTGCTGTACCTCACCGATCGTACCCAGCCAGAAGACATTCGCACGGCCAAGGCCAGCGGATTCGTCCATGCAGCCAAGCTGTATCCGGCCGGGGCAACGACCAACTCCGACTCCGGTGTAACCAGTATCGACGCGATCTTCCCGGTTCTGGAAGTCATGGCCGAAGTCGGCATGCCTTTGCTGATCCACGGTGAAGTCACCCGAGCCGGCGTAGACGTCTTTGACCGCGAAAAGATCTTCATCGACGAGCATATGCGCCGCGTCGTAGATCGTTTCCCGACGCTGAAAGTCGTGTTTGAGCACATCACCACCGCCGACGCGGTGCAGTTCGTCAACGAGGCTTCGGCCAACGTCGGCGCAACCATTACCGCTCATCACCTGCTGTACAACCGCAATCACATGCTGGTTGGCGGCATTCGCCCGCACTTTTATTGCCTGCCGATCCTCAAGCGCAACACCCATCAGGAAGCCCTGCTGGATGCGGCCACCAGCGGCAGCGAGAAGTTTTTCCTGGGCACTGACTCGGCACCTCACGCCCAGCACGCCAAGGAAGCGGCGTGCGGTTGCGCCGGGTGTTATACCGCCTATGCGGCCATCGAGATGTACGCCGAAGCGTTCGAACAGCGCAATGCGCTCGACAAGCTGGAAGCCTTTGCCAGCCTTAACGGCCCGCGCTTCTACGGCTTGCCCGCCAGCAACGAACAGATCACCCTGGTTCGCCAGGAGTGGACCGCCCCAACCAGCCTGCCTTTCGGCGAGCTGACCGTAATTCCGCTGCGCGCCGGTGAAACACTGCGCTGGCGCCTGCTGGAGGAACAGCTGTGA
- a CDS encoding OmpA family protein: MRQRYFILLSMFASLPAMALTFQTRLENIEWKVEGDKFECRLIQPITDFGSGAFVRRAGEQAVFRLNAYNSMLGEGSAKLLAAAAPWQPGRGDIDLGSVRIGRGQVLFNSSQAQAANLFRGLIEGRSPLIRHYSREGNVSEVRLLPVRFRQAYGDYEACTAKLLPKNFEQVRQSQIGFPGGGTELDAVARVNLQVMVEYLKADPTVNHVILDGYSDNQGNRLTNRELSRRRALAVMEYFKQNGLQESQITVRFHGEQYPLAANTSRVNRAKNRRVSVRLERLPVPEKAAPSVGPSNPAAIS, encoded by the coding sequence GTGCGCCAGCGTTATTTCATCCTGCTCAGTATGTTTGCCAGCCTGCCAGCCATGGCTCTGACTTTTCAGACGCGGCTGGAGAATATCGAGTGGAAAGTGGAAGGTGACAAATTCGAATGCCGTCTGATTCAGCCGATTACCGATTTTGGTTCGGGTGCTTTTGTAAGGCGTGCAGGAGAACAGGCTGTATTTCGTCTTAATGCTTACAACTCAATGTTGGGCGAGGGCTCTGCCAAGCTGTTGGCCGCCGCTGCGCCCTGGCAACCGGGCCGTGGTGATATTGACCTGGGCTCGGTGCGTATTGGCCGTGGGCAGGTGCTTTTCAACAGTTCCCAGGCGCAGGCCGCCAACTTGTTTCGAGGCTTGATTGAGGGGCGCAGCCCCTTGATAAGGCATTATTCTCGTGAGGGCAATGTCTCGGAAGTACGCCTGCTCCCTGTCAGGTTTCGCCAGGCTTACGGCGACTACGAGGCCTGTACCGCAAAGCTTTTACCGAAAAACTTTGAGCAGGTCAGACAAAGCCAGATCGGTTTCCCTGGCGGGGGGACCGAACTGGACGCGGTGGCCCGGGTCAACTTGCAAGTCATGGTCGAATACTTGAAGGCAGACCCTACAGTCAATCACGTCATCCTCGACGGTTATTCCGATAATCAGGGCAATCGCTTGACCAATCGTGAGCTGTCGCGGCGCCGGGCATTGGCGGTAATGGAGTATTTCAAGCAGAACGGCCTGCAGGAGTCGCAGATCACGGTGCGATTCCATGGTGAGCAATACCCCTTGGCGGCGAATACCAGTCGGGTAAACCGGGCGAAAAATCGCCGGGTAAGCGTCCGCCTGGAACGGCTCCCTGTGCCTGAAAAAGCTGCGCCATCTGTAGGTCCCAGCAATCCAGCGGCTATTTCCTGA
- a CDS encoding argininosuccinate synthase, with protein MADVNKVVLAYSGGLDTSVILKWLQDTYNCEVVTFTADLGQGEEVEPARAKAQAMGVKEIYIDDLREEFVRDFVFPMFRANTVYEGEYLLGTSIARPLIAKRLIEIANETGADAISHGATGKGNDQVRFELGAYALKPGVKVIAPWREWDLLSREKLMDYAEKHAIPIERHGKKKSPYSMDANLLHISYEGGVLEDTWTEHEEDMWKWTVSPENAPDKPQYLELTYRNGDIVALDGVEMTPATVLATLNRIGGEHGIGRLDIVENRYVGMKSRGCYETPGGTIMLRAHRAIESITLDREVAHLKDELMPKYASLIYTGYWWSPERIMLQQMIDASQVHVNGVVRLKLYKGNVIVTGRKSDESLFDANIATFEEDGGAYNQADAAGFIKLNALRMRIAANKGRKLF; from the coding sequence ATGGCGGACGTAAACAAGGTCGTTCTGGCTTATTCGGGCGGCCTGGACACTTCGGTGATCCTGAAGTGGCTGCAGGATACTTATAACTGTGAAGTCGTAACCTTTACCGCTGACCTGGGTCAGGGTGAAGAGGTCGAACCTGCACGTGCCAAGGCGCAAGCCATGGGCGTCAAGGAAATCTACATTGATGACCTGCGCGAAGAGTTTGTTCGTGACTTCGTTTTCCCGATGTTCCGCGCCAACACCGTTTACGAAGGCGAGTACCTGCTGGGTACTTCCATTGCTCGTCCGCTGATTGCCAAACGCCTGATTGAAATCGCCAATGAAACGGGCGCCGATGCCATTTCCCACGGTGCAACGGGTAAAGGTAATGACCAGGTTCGCTTTGAACTGGGTGCCTATGCCTTGAAGCCAGGGGTGAAGGTTATTGCTCCTTGGCGTGAGTGGGACTTGCTCTCCCGTGAAAAGCTGATGGATTACGCTGAAAAGCATGCAATCCCGATCGAGCGTCACGGCAAGAAAAAATCCCCGTACTCGATGGATGCCAACTTGCTGCATATCTCCTACGAAGGTGGTGTGCTCGAAGATACCTGGACTGAGCACGAAGAAGACATGTGGAAGTGGACCGTCTCTCCGGAGAACGCTCCTGACAAGCCGCAGTACCTAGAACTGACCTACCGTAATGGCGACATCGTTGCGCTGGACGGTGTTGAGATGACACCTGCGACTGTTCTGGCAACGTTGAACCGCATTGGTGGCGAACACGGTATCGGCCGTCTGGATATCGTCGAAAACCGTTATGTTGGCATGAAGTCCCGTGGTTGCTATGAAACCCCGGGCGGCACCATCATGTTGCGTGCTCACCGCGCCATTGAGTCGATTACTCTGGATCGTGAAGTCGCTCACTTGAAAGACGAGTTGATGCCAAAGTACGCCAGCCTGATCTACACCGGCTACTGGTGGAGCCCTGAGCGCATCATGCTGCAACAGATGATTGATGCTTCGCAGGTTCACGTTAACGGTGTTGTTCGCCTCAAGCTGTACAAAGGCAACGTGATTGTTACCGGTCGCAAGTCTGACGAGTCGTTGTTTGATGCCAACATCGCAACCTTTGAAGAGGATGGCGGTGCTTACAATCAGGCCGATGCTGCCGGCTTCATCAAGTTGAATGCATTGCGCATGCGTATTGCTGCAAATAAAGGGCGCAAGTTGTTCTAA
- a CDS encoding response regulator transcription factor: MNKVLIVDDHPVIRLAVRMLMERHGYEVIAETDNGVDALQLTREYAPDIVILDIGIPRLDGLEVIARLSTPAVPIKVLVLTSQAPGHFSMRCMQAGAAGYVCKQQDLTELLSAIKAVLSGYSYFPNQALHSVRSSLGNASEADMVNRLSGREMMVLQQLARGKSNKEIADGMFLSNKTVSTYKTRLLLKLNARSLVDLIELAQRNGLV; the protein is encoded by the coding sequence ATGAATAAAGTGCTGATCGTGGATGATCATCCTGTAATTCGTCTTGCTGTGCGTATGCTCATGGAACGACATGGCTACGAGGTTATTGCAGAGACGGATAATGGTGTGGATGCTTTGCAGCTTACGCGTGAATATGCGCCTGATATCGTAATTCTGGATATTGGAATACCTAGGCTTGACGGGCTTGAAGTTATAGCGCGGTTGTCCACACCGGCAGTGCCTATCAAGGTGCTGGTGTTGACTTCACAAGCCCCGGGTCACTTTTCCATGCGTTGCATGCAAGCCGGTGCAGCCGGTTATGTATGCAAGCAGCAGGACTTGACTGAACTGTTGAGTGCAATCAAGGCCGTACTGTCTGGCTACAGTTATTTCCCGAATCAAGCCTTGCACTCAGTACGTTCAAGCTTGGGGAATGCCAGTGAGGCAGATATGGTCAATCGCCTTTCTGGGCGAGAAATGATGGTGTTGCAGCAGTTGGCACGTGGAAAGAGTAACAAGGAAATTGCGGATGGCATGTTTTTGAGCAATAAAACGGTGAGCACCTACAAAACGCGCCTTTTATTGAAGCTTAATGCCCGTTCACTTGTAGATTTGATTGAGCTGGCACAGCGCAATGGCCTGGTGTGA
- a CDS encoding PA3496 family putative envelope integrity protein — protein MSTGKEELEVEEDFAVVDSDEVVEPVVEVAKTNLAKRRTIDALLEEKRLRKELEDYGYDL, from the coding sequence ATGAGCACTGGCAAAGAAGAACTGGAAGTAGAGGAAGATTTCGCAGTCGTCGATTCGGACGAAGTCGTAGAGCCTGTTGTCGAGGTCGCTAAAACCAATCTGGCCAAACGCCGCACCATTGACGCACTGCTGGAAGAAAAACGGCTCAGAAAAGAGCTGGAAGATTATGGATACGACCTGTAA
- the nth gene encoding endonuclease III, with the protein MNAVKRLEIFRRFHEDNPEPKTELAYSSPFELLIAVILSAQATDVSVNKAMAKLFPVANTPEAIYALGVEGLSHYIKTIGLYNSKAKNVIETCRLLIERHGSQVPQTREELEALPGVGRKTANVVLNTAFRQLTMAVDTHIFRVSNRTGIAPGKNVVEVEKNLMKYVPKPYLLDAHHWLILHGRYVCQARKPRCGSCRIEDLCDFKEKTSDD; encoded by the coding sequence ATGAACGCCGTAAAGCGCCTTGAAATATTTCGCCGGTTTCACGAAGACAACCCTGAACCTAAAACCGAACTGGCCTATTCATCGCCTTTTGAACTGCTTATCGCCGTGATCCTGTCTGCACAGGCCACTGACGTCAGCGTTAACAAGGCAATGGCCAAACTGTTTCCGGTCGCCAACACACCAGAAGCCATCTACGCTCTGGGAGTGGAAGGACTGTCGCACTACATCAAGACCATTGGCCTGTATAACAGCAAGGCCAAGAACGTGATCGAAACCTGCCGTTTATTGATTGAGCGCCATGGCAGCCAGGTCCCACAGACCCGAGAAGAGCTTGAAGCACTGCCCGGGGTAGGTCGTAAAACGGCAAACGTTGTGCTCAATACAGCTTTCCGGCAACTGACAATGGCTGTAGACACCCATATTTTCAGGGTCAGCAACCGAACCGGTATTGCCCCTGGCAAAAACGTGGTGGAGGTCGAAAAAAACCTCATGAAGTACGTACCAAAACCCTACCTGCTGGACGCCCATCACTGGCTTATCCTGCACGGGCGCTACGTGTGCCAGGCGCGCAAGCCTCGGTGCGGCAGTTGTCGCATAGAAGACCTGTGCGATTTCAAGGAAAAAACCTCTGATGATTGA
- the rsxB gene encoding electron transport complex subunit RsxB yields the protein MSLIQRIDALLPQTQCGKCGHPGCKPYAQGIAQGEAINKCPPGGAETIAALASLLRVPVLQLDTDRGQAPPQVAYIREAECIGCTKCIQACPIDAILGAAKLMHSVIIDECTGCDLCVAPCPVDCIEMHPLPANVIPIVGGLAQNEEQFNARNQKREHARKRFESRDERLRHEELHRQAERLARAQRPPAATLSGTQTDLPGAASGSLNDAALKKAKVTLAMARAQLNKSLKAFGHPPTAQQQSQLVILQQQFESAQQALAQLESMPLAATPAPIANTAKLKRAKIQLAMRRAELKKAMGQEVSGTELTLLADAVTQAESALNALDPGKT from the coding sequence ATGAGCCTGATTCAACGTATTGATGCTTTACTGCCGCAAACTCAATGCGGGAAATGCGGCCATCCTGGCTGCAAACCTTATGCGCAAGGTATTGCTCAAGGCGAGGCAATCAACAAGTGCCCGCCTGGCGGTGCCGAAACCATTGCTGCACTGGCCAGCTTGCTCAGGGTTCCCGTACTGCAACTGGATACCGATCGCGGCCAGGCCCCACCGCAAGTGGCCTATATTCGCGAAGCCGAATGCATCGGCTGCACCAAATGCATTCAGGCCTGCCCGATCGATGCCATTCTTGGCGCCGCCAAACTGATGCACAGCGTGATTATCGATGAATGCACCGGTTGCGATCTCTGCGTTGCGCCATGCCCGGTGGACTGCATCGAAATGCACCCGCTGCCTGCCAATGTCATCCCGATTGTCGGCGGCCTCGCTCAGAATGAAGAGCAGTTCAACGCCCGTAACCAGAAACGCGAGCATGCCCGCAAGCGTTTCGAGTCGCGCGACGAACGCCTGCGCCACGAAGAGCTGCACAGGCAAGCTGAACGCCTTGCCCGTGCCCAGCGCCCGCCTGCAGCAACCCTCAGCGGCACGCAAACGGATTTACCCGGGGCAGCATCAGGCAGCCTCAATGACGCCGCACTTAAAAAAGCCAAGGTCACTCTGGCCATGGCCCGCGCGCAATTGAACAAATCGTTGAAGGCCTTCGGGCATCCGCCAACCGCACAGCAGCAATCTCAGCTGGTTATTCTGCAACAGCAGTTTGAATCCGCGCAGCAGGCACTGGCTCAACTGGAGTCAATGCCCCTGGCCGCCACACCCGCACCGATAGCCAATACTGCCAAACTCAAACGGGCAAAAATCCAGCTGGCCATGCGCCGCGCCGAACTTAAAAAAGCCATGGGCCAAGAGGTGTCCGGCACCGAGCTGACACTTTTGGCTGACGCTGTCACTCAGGCAGAATCCGCACTCAATGCGCTGGATCCGGGCAAGACTTGA
- the metG gene encoding methionine--tRNA ligase, with the protein MSEPRNILVTSALPYANGSIHLGHMLEYIQTDMWVRFQKLRGNQCTYVCADDAHGSAIMLRAEKEGITPEQLIANVQAEHSADFAEFLVDFDNFHSTHAEENRELSSAIYIKLREAGHIATRSITQYFDPEKKMFLADRFIKGTCPKCGTDDQYGDNCEKCGATYAPTDLKNPKSAISGATPVLKDSEHFFFKLPDFDAMLKSWTRSGALQDAVANKIAEWLDTGLQQWDISRDAPYFGFEIPDAPGKYFYVWLDAPIGYMASFKNLCARRPDLDFDAYWAKDSTAELYHFIGKDIVNFHALFWPAMLEGAGYRKPTAINVHGYLTVNGQKMSKSRGTFIKARTYLDHLAPEYLRYYYASKLGRGVDDLDLNLEDFVQKVNSDLVGKVVNIASRCAGFIHKGNAGVMVEGNAAPELTEAFLAAAPSIAEAYEARDFARAMREIMALADRANAWIADKAPWAMAKVEGKQAEVQAVCALGINLFRQLIIFLKPVLPVLAADAEAFLNVAPLTWNDHQVLLANHQLNAFKPLLTRIDPVKVQAMTDASKEDLVASQTDTGSAAPQGNGELVKEPLAAEIEFDTFAAVDLRVALILKAEAVEGADKLLRLTLDIGDEQRNVFSGIKSAYPNPAELEGRLTMMIANLKPRKMRFGISEGMVMAAGPGGEEIYLLSPDSGAKPGQRIK; encoded by the coding sequence ATGTCCGAGCCACGCAATATCTTAGTCACCAGCGCCCTGCCCTATGCCAATGGTTCAATTCACCTTGGCCATATGCTTGAGTACATCCAGACTGATATGTGGGTGCGCTTCCAGAAACTTCGCGGCAATCAGTGCACTTATGTCTGCGCAGACGATGCCCACGGCTCGGCCATCATGTTGCGCGCCGAGAAAGAAGGCATCACCCCCGAGCAACTGATCGCCAACGTCCAGGCTGAACACAGCGCCGACTTTGCCGAGTTCCTCGTCGATTTCGACAACTTCCACTCGACCCACGCCGAAGAAAACCGTGAGCTGTCGAGTGCGATCTACATCAAGCTGCGCGAAGCCGGGCATATCGCTACCCGCTCGATCACCCAGTACTTCGACCCGGAAAAGAAAATGTTCCTGGCCGACCGCTTCATCAAGGGCACCTGCCCTAAATGCGGCACTGACGATCAGTACGGCGACAACTGCGAAAAATGCGGCGCCACCTACGCGCCAACCGATCTGAAGAATCCCAAGTCCGCCATCTCCGGCGCCACTCCGGTACTCAAGGATTCCGAGCACTTCTTCTTCAAGCTGCCCGACTTCGATGCCATGCTCAAAAGCTGGACCCGCAGCGGCGCCCTGCAGGATGCTGTAGCCAACAAGATCGCCGAATGGCTGGATACCGGCCTGCAACAGTGGGATATCTCCCGCGATGCGCCGTACTTCGGCTTCGAGATCCCGGACGCGCCAGGCAAGTACTTCTATGTATGGCTGGACGCACCAATCGGCTACATGGCCAGTTTCAAGAACCTCTGCGCCCGCCGTCCAGATCTGGACTTCGACGCGTACTGGGCCAAGGACTCCACCGCCGAGCTGTACCATTTTATCGGCAAGGACATCGTTAACTTCCACGCCCTGTTCTGGCCAGCCATGCTCGAAGGCGCAGGCTATCGCAAGCCTACTGCCATCAACGTTCACGGTTACCTGACCGTCAACGGCCAGAAGATGTCCAAATCCCGCGGCACCTTTATCAAGGCCCGCACCTACCTGGACCACCTGGCACCGGAATACCTGCGCTACTACTACGCCTCCAAGCTGGGTCGCGGGGTTGATGACCTGGACCTGAACCTGGAAGACTTCGTACAGAAGGTCAACTCGGACCTTGTCGGCAAAGTGGTCAATATCGCCAGTCGTTGTGCAGGCTTTATTCACAAGGGTAACGCCGGTGTGATGGTCGAGGGCAATGCTGCTCCCGAACTGACCGAAGCGTTCCTGGCCGCCGCACCCAGCATTGCCGAGGCCTATGAAGCCCGTGACTTCGCCCGTGCCATGCGTGAAATCATGGCGTTGGCCGACCGTGCCAACGCCTGGATCGCTGACAAGGCTCCTTGGGCAATGGCCAAAGTTGAAGGCAAGCAAGCTGAAGTTCAGGCGGTCTGCGCACTGGGCATCAACCTCTTCCGCCAGCTGATCATCTTCCTCAAGCCGGTCCTGCCAGTTTTGGCTGCCGATGCAGAGGCATTCCTGAATGTCGCCCCCCTGACCTGGAACGATCACCAGGTGTTGCTGGCCAACCACCAATTGAACGCATTCAAGCCATTGCTGACCCGTATCGACCCGGTCAAGGTCCAGGCCATGACCGATGCTTCGAAAGAAGATCTGGTCGCCAGCCAGACCGACACCGGCAGCGCTGCACCACAGGGCAACGGCGAACTGGTCAAGGAGCCGCTGGCCGCAGAAATCGAGTTCGATACCTTCGCTGCCGTGGACTTGCGCGTCGCGCTGATTCTCAAGGCCGAAGCGGTTGAAGGTGCCGACAAGCTGCTGCGCCTGACCCTGGATATTGGCGACGAGCAACGCAACGTGTTTTCGGGAATCAAGAGCGCCTACCCGAACCCGGCCGAGCTTGAAGGTCGTCTGACCATGATGATCGCCAACCTGAAGCCACGCAAAATGCGCTTTGGCATATCTGAAGGCATGGTGATGGCTGCCGGCCCTGGCGGTGAAGAAATTTACCTGCTCAGCCCGGACAGCGGCGCCAAGCCAGGTCAGCGCATCAAGTAA
- the apbC gene encoding iron-sulfur cluster carrier protein ApbC, with protein sequence MSAVNRAAVEAVLRQYTDPYLNQDPVSAGCIRNIEVQGERVSVQLELGYAAGLFKGGWAQILQTAIENMDGVTSAKVEINCVIAAHKAQAQIPGLANVKNIVAVASGKGGVGKSTTAANLALALAREGARVGILDADIYGPSQGVMFGIAEGTRPKIRDQKWFVPIEAHGVEVMSMAFLTDDNTPMVWRGPMVSGALLQLVTQTAWNDLDYLVIDMPPGTGDIQLTLAQKVPVTGSVIVTTPQDLALLDARKGVEMFRKVNIPVLGVVENMAVHICSNCGHAEHLFGEGGGEKLATQYGVEVLASLPLSMEIREQADNGKPTAVADPNSPVALIYQELARQVGARIVLHEAASQAMPTITTTDD encoded by the coding sequence ATGAGCGCAGTTAATCGCGCAGCGGTGGAGGCCGTCCTTCGCCAATACACCGACCCTTATCTGAATCAGGATCCGGTCAGTGCCGGATGCATCCGCAACATAGAGGTTCAGGGTGAGCGCGTCAGTGTTCAGCTTGAACTGGGTTATGCCGCCGGTCTGTTCAAGGGTGGCTGGGCGCAGATCCTGCAAACCGCCATCGAAAACATGGATGGCGTGACCTCGGCCAAGGTCGAGATCAACTGCGTGATTGCGGCGCACAAGGCGCAGGCGCAAATCCCGGGCCTGGCCAATGTGAAGAACATTGTGGCCGTGGCTTCCGGCAAGGGCGGTGTCGGCAAGTCCACCACCGCAGCCAACCTGGCACTGGCGCTGGCCCGTGAAGGTGCGCGGGTGGGGATTCTGGACGCGGATATTTATGGTCCGAGCCAGGGCGTGATGTTTGGCATCGCTGAAGGTACGCGGCCGAAGATTCGTGATCAGAAGTGGTTCGTGCCCATCGAAGCCCATGGCGTTGAAGTCATGTCGATGGCCTTTTTGACTGACGACAACACGCCGATGGTGTGGCGCGGTCCGATGGTGTCGGGTGCGTTGCTGCAGCTGGTGACACAAACGGCCTGGAATGACCTTGATTACCTGGTCATTGATATGCCACCGGGTACCGGCGATATCCAGCTGACCCTGGCACAGAAAGTCCCGGTGACCGGGTCGGTGATTGTGACCACGCCGCAGGATCTGGCTTTGCTGGATGCACGCAAGGGTGTCGAGATGTTCCGCAAGGTCAACATTCCGGTGCTGGGTGTTGTGGAGAACATGGCGGTACACATTTGCTCGAACTGTGGTCACGCAGAGCATCTGTTCGGTGAGGGTGGGGGGGAGAAGCTGGCAACGCAATATGGCGTTGAGGTGCTGGCCTCGCTGCCGCTGTCGATGGAAATCCGCGAGCAGGCCGACAATGGCAAGCCAACAGCGGTGGCTGACCCCAACAGCCCGGTTGCCTTGATCTATCAGGAGCTGGCCCGACAGGTGGGCGCGCGTATTGTCCTGCATGAAGCGGCTTCGCAGGCTATGCCGACCATTACGACCACTGACGACTGA
- a CDS encoding cold-shock protein: MSNRQTGTVKWFNDEKGFGFITPQSGDDLFVHFKAIQSDGFKSLKEGQQVSFIATRGQKGMQAEEVQVI, encoded by the coding sequence ATGTCTAATCGCCAAACTGGTACCGTTAAGTGGTTCAACGATGAAAAAGGCTTCGGCTTCATCACTCCACAATCCGGTGACGACCTGTTTGTTCACTTCAAAGCAATCCAATCCGACGGCTTCAAAAGCCTGAAAGAAGGCCAACAGGTTTCTTTCATCGCTACTCGCGGTCAGAAAGGCATGCAAGCTGAGGAAGTTCAAGTTATCTAA
- the dcd gene encoding dCTP deaminase has translation MSIKPDKWIRRMAQEHGMIEPFVERQVREEGENRLISYGVSSYGYDVRCANEFKVFTNINSATVDPKNFDAGSFVDVTSDVCIIPPNSFALARTVEYFRIPRNVLTICLGKSTYARCGIIVNVTPLEPEWEGHVTLEFSNTTTLPAKIYANEGVAQMLFFESDEECEVSYKDRGGKYQGQRGVTLPRT, from the coding sequence ATGAGCATCAAACCAGACAAGTGGATTCGCCGCATGGCGCAAGAGCACGGCATGATCGAACCTTTCGTCGAGCGTCAGGTGCGTGAAGAAGGCGAGAACCGTCTGATCTCCTACGGCGTTTCGAGCTACGGCTATGACGTTCGTTGCGCAAACGAGTTCAAGGTCTTCACCAATATCAACTCGGCGACCGTTGATCCAAAAAATTTCGACGCGGGCAGCTTTGTCGATGTCACCAGCGACGTTTGCATCATCCCGCCAAACTCCTTCGCCCTGGCACGCACCGTTGAGTACTTCCGTATTCCGCGCAATGTGCTGACCATCTGCCTGGGTAAAAGTACCTACGCGCGTTGCGGCATCATCGTTAACGTGACGCCACTTGAGCCCGAGTGGGAAGGTCATGTGACCCTGGAGTTTTCCAACACCACGACATTGCCGGCCAAGATCTACGCCAATGAAGGCGTGGCACAAATGCTGTTCTTCGAATCTGACGAAGAGTGTGAAGTGTCGTACAAGGACCGTGGCGGCAAGTATCAGGGCCAGCGCGGCGTGACCTTGCCTCGCACCTGA